The Miscanthus floridulus cultivar M001 chromosome 17, ASM1932011v1, whole genome shotgun sequence genome has a window encoding:
- the LOC136518710 gene encoding ras-related protein Rab7-like, whose product MASRRRTLLKVIILGDSGVGKTSLMNQYVNKKFSNQYKATIGADFLTKEVQFEDRLFTLQIWDTAGQERFQSLGVAFYRGADCCVLVYDVNSMKSFDNLNNWREEFLIQASPSDPDNFPFVLLGNKVDVDGGNSRVVSEKKAKAWCASKGNIPYFETSAKDGTNVEDAFQCIVKNALKNEPEEELYVPDTVDVVGGYRAQRSSGCC is encoded by the exons ATGGCGTCGCGCCGCCGCACCCTACTCAAGGTCATCATCCTCGGCGACAGCGG GGTTGGGAAGACGTCCTTGATGAACCA ATATGTGAACAAGAAGTTCAGCAACCAGTACAAGGCTACGATTGGCGCGGATTTCCTCACCAAGGAGGTGCAGTTCGAGGATAGGCTCTTCACTCTGCAA ATATGGGACACTGCTGGTCAGGAAAGGTTTCAGAGTCTTGGCGTTGCATTCTACCGGGGAGCGGATTGTTGTGTCCTAGTCTATGATGTTAACTCTATGAAATCATTTGATAACCTGAACAACTGGCGTGAAGAGTTTCTAATTCAG GCGAGCCCATCAGATCCTGATAATTTCCCTTTTGTTCTGTTGGGTAACAAAGTTGATGTAGATGGTGGCAACAGCCGAGTG GTATCGGAGAAAAAGGCAAAAGCTTGGTGTGCTTCTAAAGGGAACATCCCCTACTTTGAGACATCTGCTAAGGATGGAACGAATGTGGAAGATGCCTTCCAGTGTATCGTAAAGAACGCTCTGAAGAATGAACCAGAGGAAGAATT GTATGTGCCAGATACCGTGGACGTGGTGGGTGGCTACCGGGCCCAGAGATCATCTGGTTGTTGTTAA
- the LOC136517019 gene encoding proline-rich receptor-like protein kinase PERK2, translating into MSAPPSNTSPPSTTTTPAAPARSPPSPSIPEPSTTSAAAAPSLPSPTVPPAAPPPLQAPVGPPPPLTPVAPQAVSPLAGPPAAPLPPVFPPPDPPASSPPAPPLPSPPVLPSAPPVLSPPPLAPAAPTDPPPSSPPPAPPADPPAPSTPPPQPTPSAPPAPPPQSPVTPAVPPPVASPPTPQPPATPTAPPASPPIPLPPATPAAPPESPPTPQPPVTPAAPPASPPIPQPPATAAAPPAFPPTPQQPATPAAPPALPSIPPLPPIPSPPAPVAPPTPSAPPPSPPGTPPPVMPPPLPAPSTPTPSPPVLPPPSAPVIPAPPTTPTPSPPIMPPSPSTPAPSPPVTPAPLTPSPPSPAVPAPAAPSPTPPVTPVPPAPTPPSPSTPAPLLPSPPSPVTPVPPPLPSPPSPVTPVPPLPSPPDPVTPVPAPVPSPPSPVTPVPPVPSPPSPVTPSPSIPAPPLPSPPPPASPEPPRPSPPSPATPSPPGVPAPNIPPATPSSPLRPDPPAAPRRRPSPSPVPPSPHAPPAPPGAIPSSPPPGVIPSPPSDGPSSPSFTPPVPSSPSSASNGTVIGVSVAVATVVVLGLIAGLIYCCSKKRRQRRRSAPSGNVYGPRLPVSSSHQQSKPPSSAPLQSTPQSYSQQMLGHQSWQTSSGSGALSGPLRPPPPPPPVTGGTVSYAELVAATGGFSDANLLGQGGFGHVYRGTLEGAAGGEEVAIKRLRPGSGQGDREFRAEVEIISRVHHRHLVSLVGYCIHGDQRLLVYEYVPNKTLELHLHGSCRRALDWQQRWRIALGSAKGLAYLHEDCDPKIIHRDIKAANILLDYNFEPKVSDFGLAKIQPADDTHVSTRVMGTFGYLAPEYATTGKVTDRSDVYSFGVVLLELITGMTPVLSPEPDNDETLVSWSRPRLTRALEEDVLDELPDPSLGTDYDGVDMRRLIACAAAAVRTTARSRPRMSQIVRFLEGQMSVEALNAGVAPGQSEVVDDGGAAEQLRRMRRMAFVPGTSSTGGFRLTENMSRSYVSEATSEYGLHPSSSSSSDDDAATSEAAASAHGATNRPQTAVSSAAVAVAGREGQRSGEIGAAEGITRRTRSGHTDE; encoded by the exons ATGTCGGCCCCGCCGTCCAATACTTCGCCTccatctactactactactcctgcaGCCCCAGCCCGGTCGCCTCCTTCTCcaagcattccagagccgtcgacCACGTCCGCTGCAGCCGCCCCGTCGCTTCCATCACCCACGGTGCCGCCGGCCGCTCCACCACCACTGCAGGCGCCAGtaggtccgccgccgccgctgacccCGGTTGCTCCGCAGGCTGTTTCTCCTCTTGCTGGCCCACCGGCGGCACCTTTGCCGCCAGTGTTTCCGCCGCCTGATCCTCCGGCTTCTTCGCCTCCCGCCCCGCCGCTTCCCTCGCCACCCGTGCTGCCGTCTGCTCCGCCGGTACTTTCACCTCCACCGCTGGCGCCAGCGGCACCAACTGATCCGCCGCCGTCTTCCCCTCCACCGGCACCACCAGCTGACCCGCCGGCGCCATCTACTCCACCCCCGCAACCAACACCATCTGCTCCGCCGGCTCCTCCCCCGCAATCACCAGTGACGCCTGCTGTTCCGCCGCCGGTGGCGTCTCCTCCTACGCCGCAGCCACCGGCGACACCAACTGCACCACCGGCGTCTCCTCCAATACCGCTGCCACCGGCGACACCAGCTGCACCACCGGAGTCTCCTCCTACGCCGCAGCCACCGGTGACACCAGCTGCACCACCGGCGTCTCCTCCTATACCGCAGCCACCGGCGACAGCAGCTGCACCACCGGCGTTTCCTCCTACGCCGCAGCAACCGGCGACACCAGCTGCTCCACCGGCGTTACCTTCTATACCACCGCTGCCACCAATACCTTCTCCGCCTGCACCAGTGGCGCCGCCCACGCCGTCAGCACCGCCCCCATCTCCACCGGGGACACCCCCGCCGGTGATGCCACCGCCGTTGCCTGCGCCATCAACACCGACGCCGTCTCCGCCAGTACTCCCTCCTCCATCGGCTCCAGTGATCCCTGCGCCACCAACAACGCCCACGCCGTCCCCTCCGATCATGCCGCCTTCACCATCAACGCCCGCTCCGTCGCCTCCAGTGACGCCAGCGCCACTAACGCCATCACCGCCATCCCCTGCGGTGCCAGCACCAGCGGCACCGTCCCCTACTCCTCCCGTGACGCCGGTACCACCCGCACCCACTCCTCCATCTCCGTCAACACCAGCACCACTATTGCCGTCGCCGCCTTCTCCGGTGACGCCAGTGCCACCTCCATTGCCGTCGCCGCCTTCTCCTGTGACGCCAGTGCCACCATTGCCGTCGCCGCCTGATCCCGTGACCCCAGTGCCAGCGCCAGTGCCGTCGCCGCCTTCTCCCGTAACGCCAGTGCCACCAGTGCCGTCTCCGCCTTCTCCAGTGACGCCATCTCCATCAATACCAGCGCCACCATtgccttcgccgcctcccccggcGTCGCCCGAGCCGCCAAGGCCGTCACCACCTTCTCCAGCGACTCCATCTCCCCCAGGTGTCCCGGCCCCAAACATACCACCCGCGACGCCATCATCTCCACTCCGGCCAGATCCTCCAGCGGCGCCCAGACGGCGGCCCTCGCCGTCTCCTGTTCCGCCATCTCCTCACGCCCCTCCAGCTCCTCCCGGCGCAATTCCATCGTCCCCTCCTCCTGGTGTAATCCCGTCGCCCCCAAGTGATGGCCCTTCCTCGCCGTCATTCACACCTCCGGTGCCGTCATCGCCATCATCAGCTTCAAATGGGACTGTGATCGGCGTCTCCGTGGCGGTTGCAACGGTGGTCGTCCTCGGCCTCATAGCCGGCCTCATCTACTGCTGCTCCAAGAAGCGCCGCCAACGCCGCCGCAGCGCTCCGTCCG GCAACGTCTACGGGCCCCGGCTGCCGGTGTCGTCGTCGCACCAGCAATCGAAACCGCCGTCGTCAGCGCCATTACAGTCCACGCCGCAGTCGTACTCGCAGCAGATGCTCGGGCATCAGTCGTGGCAGaccagcagcggcagcggcgcgctCTCGGGTCCCCTGCGCCCGCCGCCCCCTCCTCCGCCGGTCACGGGCGGCACGGTGTCGTACGCGGAGCTGGTCGCGGCGACGGGCGGGTTCTCGGACGCGAACCTGCTCGGGCAGGGCGGGTTCGGGCACGTGTACCGCGGCACGCTGGAGGGCGCCGCCGGCGGCGAGGAGGTGGCCATCAAGCGGCTGCGGCCCGGGAGCGGGCAGGGCGACCGCGAGTTCCGCGCCGAGGTGGAGATCATCAGCCGAGTGCACCACCGCCACCTCGTCTCCCTCGTTGGCTACTGCATCCACGGCGACCAGCGCCTGCTCGTCTACGAGTACGTGCCCAACAAGACGCTCGAGCTCCACCTGCACG GGAGTTGTCGCCGGGCGCTGGATTGGCAGCAGAGGTGGAGGATCGCGCTTGGCTCGGCCAAGGGATTGGCCTACTTGCACGAGGACT GTGATCCTAAGATTATCCACCGTGACATCAAGGCGGCAAATATACTTCTGGATTACAATTTCGAGCCCAAG GTTTCAGACTTTGGGTTGGCCAAGATCCAGCCCGCAGATGACACTCACGTCTCCACGCGCGTCATGGGAACCTTCGG ATACTTGGCGCCGGAGTACGCCACCACCGGCAAAGTAACGGACCGATCCGACGTCTACTCCTTCGGAGTGGTGCTTCTGGAACTGATAACAGGGATGACGCCTGTCCTGTCACCCGAGCCAGACAACGACGAGACTCTGGTTTCTTGG TCAAGGCCCAGGCTGACAAGAGCTCTCGAAGAGGACGTCCTAGACGAGCTGCCCGACCCGAGCCTGGGCACCGATTACGACGGCGTCGACATGCGCCGGCTCatcgcctgcgccgccgccgcggtgcgGACCACGGCCCGGTCCCGCCCGCGGATGAGCCAG ATCGTGCGGTTCCTGGAGGGGCAGATGTCGGTGGAGGCCCTGAACGCCGGCGTGGCGCCGGGGCAGAGCGAGGTCgtggacgacggcggcgcggccgaGCAGCTGCGGCGGATGAGGCGGATGGCGTTCGTGCCGGGGACCTCCTCTACCGGAGGCTTCCGCCTCACTGAGAACATGAGCAGAAGCTACGTGAGCGAGGCGACGAGCGAGTACGGGCTGCACCCGTCGTCGTCCAGCTCCAGCGACGACGACGCCGCCACGAGCGAGGCGGCGGCCAGCGCGCACGGGGCCACGAACCGGCCGCAGACCGCCGTGTCCAGCGCCGCAGTCGCGGTGGCGGGGAGGGAAGGACAGAGGTCCGGCGAGATCGGCGCCGCCGAGGGGATTACCCGCCGCACGCGGTCGGGACACACCGACGAGTGA
- the LOC136519019 gene encoding uncharacterized protein: MALDMDSEPSTPTTQSSYFSGCMASPAWLPPGVRRSPARFQLLARGDDAGRGSDRRAWRGLLRRLVRESKSIVCSNAGRAPVAATFKYDADSYAKNFDDGRWHRPCAAAAAGCCPAPSPLSSRRPVDQSTGES, translated from the coding sequence ATGGCCCTGGACATGGACAGCGAGCCGTCCACGCCGACGACCCAGTCCTCCTACTTCTCGGGCTGCATGGCCTCCCCAGCGTGGCTGCCGCCGGGCGTGCGCCGGAGCCCCGCGCGCTTCCAGCTGCTCGCCCGCGGGGATGACGCCGGCCGCGGCAGCGACCGGCGCGCGTGGAGAGGGCTGCTCCGGCGGCTGGTGCGGGAGAGCAAGAGCATCGTCTGCAGCAACGCCGGCAGGGCGCCCGTCGCGGCCACCTTCAAGTACGACGCCGACAGCTACGCCAAGAACTTCGACGACGGACGCTGGCACCGGCCCTGCGCCGCAGCTGCCGCTGGCTGTTGCCCCGCGCCGTCGCCGCTGTCGAGCCGCCGCCCGGTTGATCAGTCCACCGGAGAGAGCTAG